The following are encoded together in the Kribbella sp. CA-293567 genome:
- a CDS encoding helix-turn-helix domain-containing protein, with protein sequence MTGSGDLGDFLKTRRGQLRPEAAGIKTYDERRRVPGLRREEVALLAGISVPYYTRLEQGQSHRASPEILDAIARALSLTEAERIHLHALADAQQRRPSQRRRAPERITEATIALLDALGAAPAIVLGRSTEVLAWNRQGHALYAGHLAFDAPQQPATRPNMARLVFLDAHTRELYSGWPAKARAVVGNLRIAVARNPGDPLLLGLIGDLTVNSPEFAKLWADHRIKTCHVTDYEMRHPLVGTLTVTQQTLQSPSQPDQFIVVSTASPGSPSKVALDLLTQATTPAEAHQPA encoded by the coding sequence ATGACCGGTAGCGGGGATCTCGGAGACTTCCTGAAGACGCGACGGGGGCAGTTGCGCCCCGAAGCTGCGGGGATCAAGACGTACGACGAACGGCGGCGGGTGCCCGGTCTGCGCCGCGAGGAGGTCGCCTTGTTGGCCGGGATCAGCGTTCCGTACTACACCCGGCTGGAGCAGGGGCAGTCGCACCGGGCATCGCCCGAGATCCTGGACGCCATCGCCCGGGCGCTGTCCCTGACCGAGGCCGAGCGGATCCACCTCCATGCGCTGGCCGACGCTCAGCAGCGGCGGCCGTCACAGCGCCGGCGCGCTCCCGAGCGCATCACCGAGGCGACCATCGCGCTGCTGGACGCCTTGGGAGCGGCGCCCGCGATCGTGCTCGGGCGTAGTACGGAGGTGTTGGCGTGGAACCGGCAAGGCCACGCCCTGTACGCCGGTCACCTGGCCTTCGACGCGCCACAGCAGCCGGCCACGCGACCCAACATGGCCAGGCTGGTCTTCCTCGACGCGCACACCCGTGAGCTGTACTCCGGCTGGCCGGCGAAGGCGCGCGCGGTGGTCGGGAACCTGCGGATCGCGGTCGCCCGGAACCCCGGCGATCCACTGCTGCTGGGGCTGATCGGCGACCTGACCGTCAACAGTCCCGAGTTCGCCAAGCTGTGGGCAGACCATCGCATCAAGACCTGCCATGTCACCGACTACGAGATGCGCCATCCGCTGGTGGGCACCTTGACCGTTACCCAGCAGACGCTGCAAAGCCCGTCGCAGCCTGATCAGTTCATCGTCGTCTCCACGGCATCGCCGGGGTCGCCGTCAAAGGTCGCGCTCGACCTGCTCACCCAAGCGACTACACCGGCCGAGGCACACCAGCCGGCCTGA
- a CDS encoding winged helix-turn-helix transcriptional regulator, with translation MSTATSDARPTCSIARTLEVVGDRWSLLILRDAHRGRTRFAEFRDALGIAPNILTNRLAALVDAGVLEKREYRPEGERTRSSYHLTPAGMDLKLVLAALQQWGDVHEPREEGPTVLRRNTRTGGLVTVGFLDEHGNAVPDEEVGFEPVPGGPADRPIWC, from the coding sequence ATGAGTACTGCGACAAGTGACGCCCGGCCGACCTGCTCGATCGCCAGAACCCTGGAGGTCGTCGGCGATCGCTGGTCCCTGCTGATCCTTCGCGACGCGCACCGGGGCCGCACCCGCTTTGCCGAGTTCCGCGACGCTCTCGGTATCGCGCCGAACATCCTCACCAACCGGCTGGCCGCGTTGGTCGACGCCGGTGTGCTGGAGAAGCGCGAGTACCGCCCCGAGGGGGAGCGCACGCGATCGTCGTACCACCTGACGCCCGCGGGTATGGACCTCAAGCTCGTGCTCGCCGCCCTGCAGCAGTGGGGCGACGTGCACGAGCCTCGTGAAGAGGGCCCGACGGTACTGCGCCGCAACACCCGCACCGGAGGCCTGGTCACTGTCGGCTTCCTGGATGAGCACGGCAACGCAGTACCGGACGAGGAGGTCGGGTTCGAGCCGGTCCCCGGCGGCCCTGCCGATCGTCCTATCTGGTGCTGA